One region of Mucilaginibacter gotjawali genomic DNA includes:
- a CDS encoding type II toxin-antitoxin system HicB family antitoxin produces the protein MMFTAIIEQGESGWLVGQIKEVPAALSQGKSIEDLKVNLLDALALALDVDKEIVMNVDYSSLHL, from the coding sequence ATGATGTTTACAGCAATTATTGAGCAAGGCGAAAGTGGTTGGCTGGTTGGCCAGATAAAAGAAGTTCCGGCCGCACTTTCCCAAGGTAAAAGCATTGAGGACTTAAAAGTAAATTTGCTTGATGCATTAGCGTTGGCATTAGACGTAGATAAAGAGATTGTGATGAATGTCGACTATTCATCCTTGCACCTATAA
- a CDS encoding PAS domain-containing sensor histidine kinase, translating into MTIEEGNNFYSDDASHLAQIIDHINAGIWEFDITTKDVKWSAGFYTILGYKPGEIECSYNYFLENLLYHHDKPLFLKAINTRNPENSNTVQIRLLTKSSGYQWFESTTQRWENGHGPKFTGSLININQAKLLSLRAAQNDFFFNETGTIAKVSGFEIDVMGMNLSLSKEAFDIYELNDQVKLSIEEAISFFEPQYRPLLNEAIDNAVKFCKPYDMELLLRTAKNNVIWVRAKGMPIIDDFGKCIKIRGIFQDIDNIKKKGLALQSSINLLNDQNKRLQNFAYIVSHNLRSNTGNLQFMVNLFEESESEDDRTEVFAHIKSISNSLITTIDHLNEIVKIQTEIDKDRTTLEFEEVFKNVTSALQSNIESAGAKIEYDFTKCPVINYIPAYLESIMQNLLTNSLKYRHPDRQPVISCRTVKDGPHIYMIFEDNGVGIDMARYGDKVFGMYKTFHQNHDAKGIGLFITRNQIESLGGTIKLDSTVNVGTKFTIKLV; encoded by the coding sequence ATGACTATTGAGGAAGGGAACAATTTTTATTCGGACGATGCATCCCATCTTGCTCAGATAATTGATCATATTAATGCGGGTATATGGGAATTTGACATCACTACAAAAGATGTTAAATGGTCGGCGGGGTTTTATACCATACTTGGCTATAAGCCGGGCGAGATTGAGTGTTCCTACAACTATTTTTTGGAGAACCTGCTTTATCATCATGATAAACCACTTTTCCTTAAAGCTATTAATACCCGTAATCCCGAAAATAGCAATACCGTACAGATCCGCCTTTTAACCAAATCATCCGGGTACCAATGGTTTGAGAGTACTACCCAACGATGGGAAAATGGCCATGGCCCCAAATTTACCGGTTCGCTTATCAATATTAACCAGGCAAAGCTTTTAAGCTTACGCGCTGCCCAAAATGATTTCTTTTTCAACGAAACCGGTACCATAGCCAAGGTAAGCGGTTTTGAAATTGACGTTATGGGCATGAACTTATCCCTTTCAAAGGAAGCCTTTGATATTTATGAACTTAACGACCAGGTAAAATTAAGCATCGAGGAGGCCATCAGTTTTTTTGAGCCCCAGTACCGCCCCCTGTTAAACGAGGCCATTGATAACGCCGTTAAGTTTTGCAAACCCTATGATATGGAACTGCTGTTGCGGACAGCAAAGAATAATGTGATATGGGTGAGGGCCAAAGGCATGCCTATTATTGACGACTTTGGCAAATGCATAAAAATACGGGGCATTTTTCAGGATATTGATAATATTAAAAAGAAGGGACTGGCCTTACAATCATCCATCAACTTATTGAACGACCAGAACAAACGGCTCCAAAATTTCGCGTATATCGTATCCCATAACCTGCGGTCCAATACCGGAAATTTGCAGTTTATGGTTAATTTATTTGAGGAAAGCGAATCGGAAGATGACCGTACCGAAGTATTTGCCCATATCAAATCAATCAGCAACAGTCTGATCACCACGATCGACCACCTGAATGAAATTGTTAAGATACAAACCGAAATTGACAAGGACCGCACGACACTTGAATTTGAAGAAGTATTTAAAAATGTAACATCGGCGCTTCAAAGTAATATTGAAAGCGCAGGTGCTAAAATTGAATATGACTTTACCAAATGTCCGGTGATTAATTACATACCTGCATATCTGGAAAGTATTATGCAGAATTTGCTAACCAACTCCTTAAAATATCGCCACCCCGACAGGCAACCGGTTATCAGCTGCCGTACAGTTAAGGACGGGCCGCATATTTACATGATATTTGAGGATAATGGCGTTGGTATTGATATGGCGCGTTATGGCGACAAAGTTTTCGGCATGTATAAAACCTTCCATCAAAACCATGATGCAAAAGGAATAGGGCTGTTTATTACCCGCAACCAGATCGAGTCGCTCGGCGGCACCATCAAACTCGACAGTACCGTAAATGTAGGCACCAAGTTTACCATAAAACTGGTGTAA
- a CDS encoding glycoside hydrolase family 26 protein encodes MKKIQILCCIILFNSCAKGQLFGPSDRRATAETRELYYSMQRLQGAGILFGHHDDTGYGVNWKYDQDSSDVKSITGTYPAIYEWDLSKIEHDSINDINGLPFAVQKERVKEAYERGGINTWCWHMDNPTNGKTAWDTSRRTVADIIPGGAFHDAYVQYLDKAASYLADVKGKNGEQIPMLFRPFHELTGTWFWWCKNTCTPDEFKTLWRFTIDYMRNTKKLHNLLIVYSVSDFNSEADFMERYPGDGYVDFVGFDNYCFANTAAYAKNLDKRLALLDVIAAKHHKLACLAETGYLNIPQTDWWTNVLLPVISKYKTSYVLIWRNAGTEQYYAPYPGQQSAEDFKKFSEDSHLIFQNRLTPLSVYGEVGGK; translated from the coding sequence ATGAAGAAAATACAAATCTTATGCTGCATTATCTTGTTTAATTCGTGTGCAAAAGGACAGTTGTTTGGCCCAAGCGACCGGCGGGCAACGGCCGAAACCCGGGAATTGTATTACAGTATGCAGCGGCTGCAGGGTGCAGGTATATTGTTTGGTCATCATGATGATACAGGTTATGGCGTTAACTGGAAATATGACCAGGACAGTTCGGATGTGAAAAGTATTACCGGAACTTACCCGGCAATTTATGAATGGGACCTATCAAAAATTGAGCACGATAGTATCAACGATATCAACGGCCTCCCGTTTGCCGTGCAGAAAGAGCGGGTGAAAGAAGCTTATGAACGCGGCGGTATCAATACCTGGTGCTGGCATATGGATAACCCAACCAACGGTAAAACAGCCTGGGACACCAGCAGGCGTACTGTAGCCGATATTATACCGGGTGGGGCATTCCATGATGCTTATGTGCAATACCTGGATAAAGCCGCCAGTTATCTTGCTGATGTGAAAGGAAAGAATGGCGAGCAGATCCCGATGCTGTTCAGGCCGTTTCATGAGCTTACGGGTACCTGGTTCTGGTGGTGCAAAAATACCTGTACACCCGATGAGTTTAAAACCTTATGGCGTTTTACCATTGATTATATGCGTAATACCAAAAAGCTGCATAATTTACTCATCGTTTATTCGGTGTCTGACTTTAATTCAGAAGCCGATTTTATGGAGCGTTACCCCGGCGATGGATATGTTGATTTTGTTGGTTTCGATAATTACTGCTTTGCCAATACTGCAGCCTATGCGAAAAACCTTGACAAAAGGCTGGCGCTGCTGGATGTGATTGCCGCTAAACATCATAAGTTAGCCTGCCTTGCCGAAACAGGTTATCTGAATATCCCTCAGACGGATTGGTGGACGAATGTTTTGCTGCCGGTCATCTCCAAATACAAAACCTCCTATGTACTCATCTGGCGCAACGCCGGTACTGAGCAATATTATGCGCCATATCCCGGCCAACAAAGTGCCGAAGATTTTAAGAAATTTTCGGAGGACAGTCATTTGATCTTTCAGAACCGGTTAACGCCGTTGTCCGTTTACGGAGAGGTAGGAGGGAAGTGA
- a CDS encoding YnfA family protein yields the protein MNIVKSLGLFVLAGLCEIGGGYLVWLWLKSDKPLWYGILGGLVLVLYGIVATLQTSNFGRVYATYGGIFIVMALLWAWKVDGFKPDKWDLIGAGIALIGVCMIMYMPRK from the coding sequence ATGAATATTGTAAAATCGTTAGGGTTATTTGTGCTGGCCGGCTTATGCGAAATTGGCGGCGGTTATTTGGTTTGGCTTTGGTTAAAATCGGATAAACCTTTGTGGTACGGGATTTTGGGAGGCTTGGTCCTGGTGCTTTACGGTATCGTCGCTACCCTGCAAACCAGTAATTTCGGGCGGGTGTACGCTACTTACGGCGGCATCTTTATTGTAATGGCGTTGCTGTGGGCCTGGAAAGTAGATGGCTTTAAACCCGATAAATGGGATTTGATAGGCGCCGGAATAGCTTTGATCGGGGTTTGTATGATTATGTATATGCCGAGGAAATAG
- a CDS encoding Txe/YoeB family addiction module toxin, with protein MEIKIIYLPRAQADLLYWKKSGNKGIQQRISKIIQSILETPYEGIGKPEALKYDYAGWWSRRINEEHRLVYQVEEWKIVIAQMRFHY; from the coding sequence TTGGAAATAAAAATAATTTACCTTCCCAGGGCGCAAGCTGATCTTTTATATTGGAAGAAATCCGGAAATAAAGGTATTCAACAACGAATCAGTAAAATTATTCAATCTATTTTAGAAACCCCATACGAAGGCATCGGAAAACCTGAAGCTTTAAAATACGATTACGCCGGATGGTGGTCCCGGCGGATAAATGAGGAACACCGGCTTGTTTATCAGGTTGAAGAGTGGAAAATAGTTATCGCACAGATGCGGTTCCACTATTGA
- a CDS encoding glycoside hydrolase family 27 protein produces the protein MKVNPIKKILLASLLCLACCGQLFAQKFEELAQTPPMGWNSWNTFQTNIDLPLLKGMVDTYVSSGMKDAGYTYFVLDDGWMAMQRDKDGNLVADPKKFPNGMKEFADYVHAKGLKFGIYNCAGTLTCAGYPGTRGYEYQDARLYASWGVDYLKFDWCNTDGINAVEAYKTMSKAIRAAGRPMIFSLCEWGQHKPWRWAKDVGQLWRSTGDIGAGFEKNISKGGWTALSVLSILDQQDSIRQYAGPGHWNDPDMLEVGNGMKYNEDKAHFSLWCMLAAPLMAGNDLRKMSDQTRAILTNKELIALDQDPLGVEAFRFYAFDGIEIWVKPLANNELGVCFLNRSGKPQKVSYDWKDHVINDALSNTGFDFNQTTYKLRDLWEKKDIGTTTKPFSQVIPADDVVVLRLTK, from the coding sequence ATGAAGGTAAACCCTATAAAAAAAATCCTGCTGGCATCGTTGCTTTGCCTGGCCTGCTGCGGTCAATTGTTCGCTCAAAAATTTGAGGAACTGGCCCAAACGCCCCCGATGGGCTGGAACAGCTGGAACACATTTCAAACTAATATTGATTTGCCCCTGTTAAAAGGGATGGTGGATACCTATGTGTCTTCGGGAATGAAGGACGCGGGTTATACTTATTTTGTTTTGGACGATGGCTGGATGGCGATGCAGCGGGACAAGGATGGCAACCTGGTGGCCGACCCCAAAAAATTCCCCAACGGGATGAAGGAATTTGCGGATTATGTGCATGCTAAAGGGCTGAAATTCGGCATTTATAATTGCGCCGGAACATTGACCTGTGCCGGTTATCCCGGTACCCGCGGATACGAATACCAGGATGCCCGCTTATATGCCTCATGGGGCGTTGATTATTTAAAGTTCGACTGGTGCAATACGGATGGAATCAATGCCGTTGAAGCCTATAAAACGATGAGCAAAGCCATCCGCGCGGCAGGCAGGCCGATGATCTTTAGTTTATGCGAGTGGGGGCAGCATAAACCATGGCGCTGGGCCAAAGATGTGGGCCAGCTTTGGAGGTCGACCGGCGATATTGGTGCCGGCTTTGAAAAAAATATCAGCAAAGGCGGCTGGACAGCGTTAAGTGTGCTATCGATTCTTGACCAGCAGGATAGCATCCGTCAATATGCCGGTCCCGGTCACTGGAACGATCCTGATATGCTGGAAGTGGGCAACGGGATGAAGTATAATGAGGATAAGGCCCATTTCTCGCTATGGTGCATGCTGGCAGCGCCGCTGATGGCAGGGAACGATCTGCGCAAAATGTCAGATCAAACCAGGGCTATTTTAACTAATAAAGAGCTGATCGCACTTGACCAGGATCCATTGGGTGTTGAGGCATTCAGGTTTTATGCTTTTGACGGGATTGAAATATGGGTAAAACCGTTGGCCAATAACGAACTGGGCGTTTGCTTTTTAAACCGCTCCGGCAAGCCGCAAAAGGTAAGTTATGACTGGAAAGACCACGTGATCAACGATGCACTGTCCAATACCGGTTTTGATTTCAACCAAACAACTTACAAATTGCGCGACCTTTGGGAGAAAAAGGATATAGGCACTACCACCAAGCCTTTCAGCCAGGTAATTCCGGCGGATGATGTGGTGGTTTTGAGGTTAACCAAATAG
- a CDS encoding carbonic anhydrase — translation MCAKIDDALNELDPLYQSLLEGNKQFIEDSLKIDPEYFTTLAKGQAPPVLWIGCADSRVPANQITNTAPGQIFVHRNIANMVIHSDMNMLSVLDYAVNVLKVKHVIVTGHYGCGGVIAAMGNQQFGLIDNWLRHIKDVYRLHAAKLDAIADMDERCDRLVEYNVIENVRNLCKTSIVQNAWKIGQPVGVHGWVYSLKTGVITDMKVSAYDNANMDNVFKFK, via the coding sequence ATGTGCGCAAAAATTGACGATGCCCTGAATGAACTTGACCCTCTGTACCAAAGTTTGCTGGAGGGAAACAAGCAGTTTATTGAAGACTCTTTAAAAATAGATCCGGAGTATTTTACTACCCTTGCCAAAGGCCAGGCGCCGCCGGTTTTATGGATAGGTTGTGCTGATAGCCGGGTGCCGGCCAACCAGATCACCAATACCGCACCCGGGCAAATATTTGTGCACCGTAATATCGCCAATATGGTGATCCACTCGGACATGAACATGCTCTCGGTACTGGATTATGCGGTGAATGTATTAAAGGTAAAGCATGTGATCGTAACGGGGCATTATGGCTGCGGTGGTGTTATAGCCGCCATGGGCAACCAGCAATTCGGGTTGATCGACAACTGGCTCAGGCACATCAAAGACGTGTACCGCCTGCATGCCGCTAAACTCGACGCAATAGCAGATATGGACGAGCGCTGCGACCGCCTGGTGGAATATAACGTGATAGAAAATGTACGTAACCTCTGCAAAACCTCCATCGTGCAAAACGCCTGGAAGATCGGCCAACCCGTTGGCGTGCACGGTTGGGTTTACAGCCTTAAAACAGGTGTGATCACCGATATGAAGGTTAGCGCCTACGACAATGCCAATATGGATAACGTATTTAAATTCAAGTAA
- the pruA gene encoding L-glutamate gamma-semialdehyde dehydrogenase has translation MLKGFFNVPAPQNEPVLNYGPRSVERAALKAALDEARAQQSDIPMYIGGKEIRTGKKLEIRPPHDHKHLLATFHEGDASHVTAAIDAALAAKADWENLPWEQRAAIFLKAAELLSGTYRAKINAATMLGQSKNAYQAEIDSACELIDFLRFNVEYMSEIYKQQPPVSGKGVWNRVEQRPLEGFIFALTPFNFTAIAGNLPASAAMMGNVVVWKPAYTQIYAANVIMQVFKEAGVPDGVINLIYVDGPVAGQVIFNHPDFAGIHFTGSTKVFQNIWQTIGTNIHKYKTYPRIVGETGGKDFVLAHPSAEADVVSTALVRGAFEYQGQKCSAASRAYIPASLWPAVKENMQRDIASFKMGPVEDFGNFINAVISEVSFDKLAKYIDAAKADKEVEVVAGGSYDKSQGWFIEPTVLKVNDPYYVTMCEELFGPVLTIYVYEDKDFSKVLDIVDKTSIYALTGAIISQDRYAIAEATYKLRNAAGNFYINDKPTGAVVGQQPFGGARGSGTNDKAGSMINLLRWVSPRTIKETFDPPKDYRYPFLGKEV, from the coding sequence ATGCTTAAAGGATTTTTTAACGTTCCTGCACCGCAGAACGAGCCGGTATTGAATTACGGCCCGCGCAGTGTGGAGAGGGCAGCGCTTAAAGCTGCTTTAGATGAGGCCCGCGCCCAACAATCAGATATACCCATGTATATCGGCGGTAAGGAAATACGGACCGGCAAAAAGCTGGAGATCCGCCCGCCGCATGACCACAAACATTTATTAGCTACTTTTCACGAAGGTGATGCCAGCCATGTGACTGCCGCAATTGACGCAGCCCTGGCCGCCAAAGCCGATTGGGAAAACCTGCCCTGGGAACAGCGCGCCGCTATATTTTTAAAAGCTGCCGAACTGCTTTCAGGTACTTACCGCGCAAAAATAAATGCAGCCACTATGCTGGGGCAATCAAAAAATGCCTACCAGGCTGAAATCGATTCTGCGTGTGAGCTGATCGATTTTCTGCGGTTTAACGTGGAGTACATGTCCGAGATCTACAAACAGCAGCCGCCCGTATCAGGCAAAGGTGTTTGGAACCGGGTGGAACAGCGCCCCCTGGAAGGCTTTATATTCGCCCTAACCCCTTTTAACTTTACTGCCATAGCAGGCAACCTGCCGGCATCTGCGGCCATGATGGGCAATGTGGTGGTTTGGAAACCTGCCTATACCCAGATCTACGCCGCTAACGTGATTATGCAGGTATTTAAAGAAGCAGGCGTACCCGACGGCGTGATCAATTTAATTTATGTTGACGGCCCGGTTGCCGGACAGGTGATCTTTAACCATCCTGATTTTGCCGGCATTCATTTTACCGGTTCAACCAAAGTATTCCAGAATATCTGGCAAACTATCGGTACCAATATCCATAAATACAAAACTTACCCACGTATTGTGGGCGAAACAGGCGGTAAAGACTTTGTTTTAGCGCACCCGAGCGCCGAAGCTGACGTGGTTAGCACAGCACTTGTCCGCGGCGCCTTTGAGTACCAGGGACAGAAATGTTCCGCTGCTTCACGGGCCTATATCCCGGCATCCTTATGGCCGGCAGTGAAAGAGAATATGCAGCGTGATATCGCCTCCTTTAAAATGGGGCCGGTTGAAGATTTTGGAAACTTCATCAACGCGGTGATCTCTGAAGTATCCTTTGATAAACTCGCTAAATATATTGATGCTGCTAAGGCTGACAAAGAAGTTGAAGTTGTTGCCGGTGGCAGTTATGATAAAAGTCAGGGTTGGTTTATTGAACCTACTGTGCTAAAAGTGAACGATCCGTACTATGTAACCATGTGCGAGGAATTATTCGGCCCGGTGCTTACCATTTATGTTTATGAAGATAAGGACTTCAGCAAGGTGCTGGATATTGTCGACAAAACATCCATCTATGCCTTAACAGGCGCCATTATATCGCAGGACCGGTATGCCATTGCGGAAGCAACCTACAAATTACGCAACGCCGCGGGAAACTTTTATATTAACGATAAACCCACCGGTGCCGTAGTTGGCCAGCAACCTTTTGGCGGCGCCAGGGGTTCAGGCACCAATGATAAAGCCGGATCAATGATCAACCTTTTACGCTGGGTATCGCCACGTACGATAAAAGAAACATTTGATCCGCCTAAAGATTACAGGTATCCGTTTTTGGGGAAAGAAGTGTAG
- a CDS encoding DUF2683 family protein, translated as MDIIVIHPENEAQQKALQVILDGFKVPYENEPPSDATEYLLSTNANKEWLDTAMIEAKKGEGVEIKLEDLWK; from the coding sequence ATGGACATAATAGTCATTCACCCGGAAAACGAAGCCCAACAAAAGGCGTTACAGGTAATTTTAGATGGTTTTAAAGTTCCTTATGAAAATGAACCGCCGTCTGATGCTACTGAATATTTGCTTTCAACGAATGCAAATAAAGAGTGGCTGGATACTGCTATGATTGAAGCCAAAAAAGGCGAAGGCGTTGAGATTAAACTTGAGGATCTTTGGAAATAA
- a CDS encoding type I phosphomannose isomerase catalytic subunit, translating to MSSLYPLKFKTIFKDKIWGGQKIKTYLNKDFGALPNCGETWEISGVKSDVSVVANGELEGQSLADLLEQYKDELVGKKVYDHFGNIFPLLIKFIDANEDLSIQVHPDDELGKKRHNSFGKTEMWYVIEADPGSTLIAGFNKELTQQEYLDKFNSGHLTDILNKEDVKAGDVFFLPAGRVHTIGKGLLIAEIQQTSDITYRIYDFDRVDDKGNKRELHTEEALAAIDYKHYPEYKTTYHPEENKTIKLVSCPYFTTNILDFTESTEKDYSGLDSFVIYVCVEGEFVVKSNGSYYPVKMGDCILLPKSIDKVKLETTSGFKILESYIE from the coding sequence ATGTCATCACTATATCCATTAAAATTCAAAACCATTTTTAAAGACAAGATCTGGGGCGGCCAGAAGATAAAGACATACCTGAACAAAGACTTTGGCGCACTGCCTAATTGCGGCGAGACCTGGGAAATTTCGGGCGTTAAGTCGGATGTTTCTGTTGTTGCCAATGGAGAGTTGGAAGGGCAATCACTGGCCGACTTGCTGGAGCAATATAAAGACGAACTGGTTGGCAAAAAGGTGTATGACCATTTTGGCAACATTTTTCCTTTGCTGATCAAATTTATCGACGCCAATGAGGATCTTTCTATCCAGGTGCACCCTGACGATGAATTGGGTAAAAAGCGTCATAATTCTTTCGGTAAAACTGAAATGTGGTATGTGATTGAAGCCGACCCCGGCTCAACCTTAATTGCCGGTTTTAATAAAGAACTTACCCAACAGGAATACCTGGATAAATTTAACAGCGGCCATTTAACCGATATTTTAAATAAAGAAGATGTAAAGGCCGGGGATGTGTTCTTTTTGCCTGCCGGAAGGGTACATACTATTGGCAAAGGCCTGCTGATCGCCGAGATCCAGCAAACATCGGATATCACTTACAGGATTTACGATTTTGACAGGGTAGACGACAAGGGCAACAAACGCGAACTGCATACCGAAGAAGCGTTGGCGGCCATTGATTACAAGCATTACCCGGAATATAAAACAACGTATCATCCCGAAGAAAACAAAACTATAAAGCTGGTGAGTTGCCCGTACTTTACCACCAACATACTGGATTTTACGGAGAGTACTGAAAAAGATTATTCGGGACTGGATTCGTTTGTAATTTATGTTTGTGTAGAGGGAGAATTCGTGGTAAAAAGTAACGGATCATACTACCCGGTAAAAATGGGCGATTGCATCCTGCTCCCAAAAAGCATCGACAAAGTAAAACTGGAAACAACTTCAGGCTTTAAAATATTAGAAAGCTATATTGAGTAA
- a CDS encoding NADP-dependent isocitrate dehydrogenase gives MSKIKVENPVVELDGDEMTRIIWKFIKDKLIFPYLDLDIKYYDLGIEYRDETNDQVTVDAANAILKYGVGIKCATITPDEARVTEFGLKQMWKSPNGTIRNILDGTVFREPIVMANVPRLVPNWTAPICIGRHAFGDQYRATDFVTKGKGKLTITYTPEDGSAEQSFEVYNFKGDGVAMAMYNTDESIKGFARACFNQALLKKWPLYLSTKNTILKKYDGRFKDIFEEIYQNEFKIEFEANQLTYEHRLIDDMVASALKWHGNFVWACKNYDGDVQSDTVAQGFGSLGLMTSTLVTPDGTVMEAEAAHGTVTRHYRDHQAGKPTSTNPIASIFAWTRGLEFRGLLDNNQELIKFCKALEEVCIETVESGKMTKDLAITIKPKVEHGTDYLYTEEFLAAIDENLKKKLGK, from the coding sequence ATGTCAAAAATTAAAGTAGAAAATCCGGTAGTTGAACTGGATGGCGATGAAATGACCCGGATCATCTGGAAATTCATCAAAGACAAATTAATCTTTCCGTATCTCGATCTTGATATTAAATATTATGACCTTGGAATTGAGTATCGCGATGAAACCAACGACCAGGTAACCGTTGATGCCGCCAACGCTATTTTAAAATACGGCGTAGGCATTAAATGCGCCACTATTACCCCCGACGAAGCGCGTGTAACGGAATTTGGTTTGAAACAAATGTGGAAATCGCCAAACGGCACAATCCGTAACATTTTGGATGGTACTGTTTTTCGTGAGCCCATTGTAATGGCTAATGTTCCGCGGTTGGTACCCAACTGGACTGCGCCTATCTGTATCGGCCGTCACGCTTTTGGCGACCAGTACCGTGCAACTGATTTTGTGACCAAAGGGAAAGGTAAATTAACCATCACTTACACGCCTGAAGATGGCAGTGCCGAACAATCATTTGAAGTGTACAACTTTAAGGGTGATGGCGTGGCTATGGCGATGTACAATACTGATGAATCTATCAAAGGTTTTGCCCGTGCTTGTTTTAACCAGGCTTTGCTAAAAAAATGGCCTTTATACCTGTCTACCAAAAACACCATCCTTAAAAAATACGATGGCCGTTTTAAAGATATTTTTGAAGAAATTTATCAGAATGAATTTAAAATTGAGTTTGAAGCCAACCAGTTAACTTACGAACACCGTTTGATTGATGACATGGTAGCTTCTGCCCTTAAATGGCATGGCAATTTTGTTTGGGCCTGTAAAAATTATGATGGCGACGTGCAATCAGATACCGTTGCACAGGGTTTTGGTTCGTTAGGTTTAATGACCTCAACTTTGGTTACCCCTGACGGAACCGTTATGGAAGCTGAGGCTGCACACGGTACAGTGACCCGCCACTACCGCGACCACCAGGCTGGCAAGCCAACTTCAACCAACCCCATCGCTTCAATTTTTGCATGGACCCGTGGTTTGGAATTCCGTGGCTTACTGGACAACAACCAGGAGCTGATCAAATTCTGCAAGGCACTGGAAGAAGTTTGTATTGAAACTGTTGAAAGCGGCAAAATGACCAAAGATCTGGCCATCACCATCAAACCAAAAGTTGAACACGGTACCGATTATTTGTATACCGAAGAGTTTTTGGCTGCGATAGATGAGAATTTGAAAAAGAAATTGGGTAAATAA
- a CDS encoding DNA alkylation repair protein, with translation MVNTEEIIDLLKQQSNPANLAGMKRFGIEVNTALGIPIPELRKLAGIIKKDHNLALALWETGIHEARILASMIDDPKLVTTGQMDKWVGDFNSWDLCDQACGNLFDKTPFAIEKALQYSLAKQEFVKRAGFVLMAEYAVHHKKADDETFLALLPVIEREALDERNFVKKAINWALRQIGKRNDTLKHAAIDTANKILLQNTKAAKWIANDALRELKNR, from the coding sequence ATGGTAAATACTGAAGAAATTATCGATCTGCTTAAACAACAATCAAACCCGGCTAACCTGGCGGGAATGAAACGTTTTGGTATCGAGGTTAATACTGCCCTGGGAATCCCTATTCCCGAATTGAGAAAGCTCGCCGGAATAATTAAAAAAGACCACAACCTGGCTTTGGCGCTATGGGAAACCGGCATCCATGAGGCGAGGATCCTGGCTTCTATGATCGACGACCCTAAACTGGTTACCACCGGACAGATGGACAAATGGGTTGGCGATTTTAACTCGTGGGACCTATGCGACCAGGCCTGCGGTAACTTGTTCGACAAAACCCCATTCGCTATTGAAAAAGCTTTACAATATAGCCTGGCAAAACAAGAATTTGTAAAACGCGCAGGCTTTGTATTAATGGCCGAATATGCGGTTCACCATAAAAAAGCTGATGACGAAACATTTTTAGCGCTGTTACCCGTTATTGAACGCGAGGCATTGGATGAAAGAAACTTTGTTAAAAAAGCAATAAACTGGGCTTTGCGTCAAATAGGGAAAAGAAATGATACCTTAAAACATGCTGCCATCGATACCGCTAACAAAATCCTGCTTCAAAACACCAAAGCCGCCAAATGGATAGCAAACGATGCCCTGCGGGAATTAAAGAACAGGTAG
- a CDS encoding type II toxin-antitoxin system RelE/ParE family toxin, whose translation MSFKVENTERFAKELKRLIKKYPSLKSEFIELVVSLEKNPFQGISIGNGFYKIRIGVASKGKGKRGGARAITYVKVVDEIVTLATIYDKSEKEDIAEKELNLILQSFLK comes from the coding sequence ATGAGCTTTAAAGTTGAGAATACCGAGCGGTTTGCCAAAGAATTAAAGCGACTAATTAAAAAATATCCGTCTCTAAAATCCGAATTTATTGAATTAGTCGTCTCCCTTGAAAAAAATCCATTCCAGGGAATATCAATAGGCAATGGATTCTACAAAATCAGGATCGGCGTAGCAAGCAAAGGAAAAGGTAAACGCGGTGGAGCGAGGGCAATAACTTATGTAAAAGTCGTAGATGAAATAGTAACTCTCGCAACCATTTACGACAAATCAGAAAAAGAAGATATAGCGGAAAAAGAACTCAACTTAATTCTTCAATCATTCCTAAAATAA